The Sphingomonas oryzagri genome has a segment encoding these proteins:
- a CDS encoding M20/M25/M40 family metallo-hydrolase, whose protein sequence is MTRIIGILLGASMLATPLAAQEAQLRPDQARFRALYQELVETDTSITTGDCTALAAKVAGHLKQAGFTDADLTPFSVPDHPREGGLVAVLPGTDKAAKPMLLLGHIDVVTAKRADWTRDPYKMVEENGYFWGRGAADMKAMDAIWIDSLIRMKESGYKPKRTIKLALTCGEETSTAFNGAEWLSKNKPDLIAAQFALNEGGGGRTDGHGKLLTANLHVGEKLAVNYRIEATNPGGHSSAPVKDNAIYELADALAKLRDFDFPAQLSDTTRAYFAKAGAARGDDLGKAMMGFAKNPEDKQAEALLDADKSYHSMLRTTCVATLLDGGHAENALPQRAGANVNCRIFPGTSPQQVRDQLEKVVADPRMTVKLTDDRGGVVAKPPPLDPKIVAPAEKLLAKYYPGVPLVPFMSTGATDGVFLEQIGIPVYGPPGLYSDPDGNGTHGLNEHMAVKAVYTGRDYLFDLIKLYAG, encoded by the coding sequence ATGACGCGCATCATCGGCATCCTGCTGGGCGCCTCCATGCTGGCGACGCCGCTCGCCGCGCAGGAGGCCCAGCTCCGCCCGGATCAGGCCCGCTTCCGCGCGCTCTACCAGGAACTGGTGGAGACCGACACGAGCATCACCACCGGCGACTGCACCGCGCTCGCCGCCAAGGTGGCGGGGCATCTGAAGCAGGCCGGTTTCACCGACGCCGATCTCACGCCCTTCTCTGTGCCGGATCATCCCAGGGAGGGCGGCCTCGTCGCGGTGCTGCCGGGGACGGACAAGGCGGCGAAGCCGATGCTGCTGCTCGGCCATATCGACGTCGTCACCGCCAAGCGCGCCGACTGGACCCGCGATCCTTATAAAATGGTCGAGGAGAACGGCTATTTCTGGGGTCGCGGCGCTGCCGACATGAAGGCGATGGACGCGATCTGGATCGACAGCCTGATCCGCATGAAGGAAAGCGGATACAAGCCGAAACGCACGATCAAGCTGGCGCTGACCTGCGGCGAGGAGACCAGCACCGCCTTCAACGGCGCCGAGTGGCTCAGCAAGAACAAGCCCGACCTGATCGCCGCCCAGTTCGCGCTCAACGAGGGCGGCGGTGGGCGGACCGACGGGCATGGCAAGCTGCTCACCGCCAACCTGCATGTCGGCGAGAAGCTGGCGGTGAACTACCGGATCGAGGCGACCAATCCCGGCGGCCACAGCTCGGCGCCGGTGAAGGACAATGCGATCTACGAACTGGCCGACGCGCTGGCCAAGCTGCGCGATTTCGACTTTCCCGCCCAGCTCTCCGACACCACCCGCGCCTATTTCGCCAAGGCAGGCGCGGCGCGGGGCGACGATCTCGGCAAGGCTATGATGGGCTTCGCGAAGAATCCCGAGGACAAGCAGGCCGAGGCGCTGCTCGACGCCGACAAGAGCTATCATTCGATGCTGCGCACGACCTGCGTCGCGACCCTGCTGGACGGCGGCCATGCCGAGAATGCGCTGCCGCAGCGGGCGGGCGCCAACGTCAACTGCCGGATCTTCCCCGGCACGTCACCGCAGCAGGTGCGCGACCAGCTGGAGAAGGTGGTCGCCGATCCGCGGATGACGGTGAAGCTCACCGACGATCGCGGCGGCGTGGTGGCCAAGCCGCCGCCGCTCGACCCGAAGATCGTCGCGCCCGCCGAAAAGCTGCTGGCGAAATATTATCCCGGCGTGCCGCTCGTCCCCTTCATGTCGACGGGCGCGACCGACGGCGTGTTCCTCGAACAGATCGGCATCCCGGTCTACGGCCCGCCCGGCCTCTATTCCGATCCGGACGGCAACGGCACCCATGGGCTGAACGAGCATATGGCGGTGAAGGCGGTCTACACCGGCCGCGACTATCTGTTCGACTTGATCAAGCTCTACGCCGGCTGA
- a CDS encoding ribose-phosphate pyrophosphokinase, translating into MSDAIADVPRVRALLIDAARAGEAISYSSILNLLGHRFTRPKMRALCKTLDAIDEAGRAAGEPELAVLVVRESDGLPGQGWWAGAQAFIRGYDGPWEGPKAMAFVRSVQEQAFSYWKDR; encoded by the coding sequence ATGAGCGACGCCATCGCCGACGTGCCGCGCGTCCGCGCGCTGCTGATCGATGCCGCGCGGGCCGGCGAGGCGATCAGCTACTCCTCGATCCTCAACCTGCTCGGCCACCGCTTCACCCGGCCGAAGATGCGCGCGCTGTGCAAGACGCTGGACGCGATCGACGAGGCCGGCCGCGCCGCCGGAGAACCCGAGCTGGCCGTGCTGGTCGTGCGCGAATCCGATGGCTTGCCGGGGCAGGGCTGGTGGGCCGGCGCGCAGGCCTTCATCCGCGGCTATGACGGACCGTGGGAGGGACCGAAGGCGATGGCGTTCGTCCGGTCGGTGCAGGAACAGGCCTTCAGCTATTGGAAGGATCGCTGA
- a CDS encoding ABCB family ABC transporter ATP-binding protein/permease — protein sequence MPPDQPGGAQVNREAGFALLRRFLPYLWPATAPMLRARVVASLLLVVASKVVQVYGAAFALKAVIDHIAIGDRGTATLIALMATGYAAARFGGTLFDNLRNAIFERVGQTATLQLAASVFRHLHQLSLRFHLTRRTGAVTKVIERGTKSIDTMLYFMLFNIAPTVLELAMVLQVFGSHFGLWLVAGTLVMVAVYIWFTRVVTDWRNALRMRMNDLDTGAMAHAVDSLLNFETVKYFTAEDREAARYDRAIAAYSDAAVKNETSLAWLNIGQALITNAMMAGGMVLVIYGWQARQFSPGDVMLVSTLLSQLFRPLDMLGMVYRTIRQGLIDMAAMFDLIDTDAEVVDAPDARPLAVSGGHVRFEDVRFGYEGERPILKGIDIEVAAGSTLAIVGPSGAGKSTIARLLYRFYDLSGGRITIDGQDIARVTQASLRASIGIVPQDTVLFNDTIGYNIGYGRAGATAEEIRAAARGAAIDRFIDSLPQGYESEVGERGLKLSGGEKQRVAIARTLLKDPPLLILDEATSALDSRTEAEILDTLGAVSARRTTITIAHRLSTIVDADQIVVLDAGRVAERGTHAELMARDGLYAEMWARQAAEREAGEALAAE from the coding sequence ATGCCACCCGATCAGCCGGGCGGGGCGCAGGTGAACCGGGAGGCCGGCTTCGCCCTGCTCCGCCGTTTCCTCCCCTATCTCTGGCCCGCGACCGCGCCGATGCTGCGTGCGCGCGTCGTCGCCTCGCTGCTGCTCGTCGTCGCCTCCAAGGTGGTGCAGGTCTATGGCGCGGCCTTCGCGCTGAAGGCGGTGATCGATCATATCGCGATCGGCGATCGCGGCACGGCGACCCTGATCGCGCTGATGGCGACCGGCTACGCGGCGGCGCGCTTCGGCGGCACCCTGTTCGACAATCTGCGCAACGCCATCTTCGAACGTGTCGGCCAGACCGCGACGCTGCAGCTGGCGGCGTCCGTCTTCCGCCACCTCCACCAGCTGTCGCTGCGCTTCCACCTGACGCGGCGGACGGGCGCGGTCACCAAGGTGATCGAGCGCGGCACCAAGAGCATCGACACGATGCTCTACTTCATGTTGTTCAACATTGCGCCGACCGTACTCGAACTGGCGATGGTCCTGCAGGTGTTCGGCAGCCATTTCGGCCTGTGGCTGGTCGCCGGCACTTTGGTGATGGTGGCCGTCTACATCTGGTTCACCCGCGTTGTGACCGACTGGCGCAATGCGCTGCGGATGCGGATGAACGACCTCGATACCGGCGCGATGGCGCATGCGGTGGATTCGCTGCTGAATTTCGAGACGGTGAAGTATTTCACCGCCGAGGATCGCGAGGCGGCGCGCTACGACCGCGCGATCGCGGCTTACTCCGATGCGGCGGTAAAGAACGAGACGTCGCTCGCGTGGCTCAACATCGGGCAGGCGCTGATCACCAACGCGATGATGGCGGGCGGCATGGTGCTGGTCATCTACGGCTGGCAGGCGCGGCAATTCTCGCCGGGCGACGTGATGCTGGTGAGCACGTTGCTGTCCCAGCTGTTCCGTCCGCTCGACATGCTGGGCATGGTCTATCGGACGATCCGGCAGGGCCTGATCGACATGGCCGCGATGTTCGATCTGATCGATACCGATGCCGAGGTGGTGGATGCGCCCGATGCGCGGCCGCTGGCGGTCTCCGGCGGCCATGTCCGCTTCGAGGACGTGCGCTTCGGCTATGAGGGCGAGCGGCCGATCCTGAAGGGCATCGACATCGAGGTGGCCGCCGGCAGCACGCTCGCCATCGTCGGCCCGTCGGGTGCGGGCAAGTCGACGATCGCGCGATTGCTCTATCGCTTCTACGATCTGTCGGGCGGCCGGATCACCATCGACGGGCAGGACATCGCCCGCGTCACGCAGGCGTCGCTGCGCGCGTCGATCGGCATCGTCCCGCAGGATACGGTGCTGTTCAACGACACGATCGGCTACAATATCGGCTACGGCCGCGCCGGCGCGACGGCGGAGGAGATCCGCGCGGCGGCGAGGGGGGCGGCGATCGACCGCTTCATCGACAGCCTGCCGCAAGGCTACGAGTCCGAGGTCGGAGAGCGGGGCCTGAAGCTGTCGGGCGGCGAGAAGCAGCGCGTGGCGATCGCGCGGACCCTGCTCAAGGATCCGCCGTTGCTGATCCTCGACGAGGCGACCAGCGCGCTCGACAGCCGCACCGAGGCGGAGATCCTCGACACGCTGGGCGCGGTTTCGGCACGGCGCACCACGATCACGATCGCGCACCGCCTCTCGACCATCGTCGATGCCGACCAGATCGTGGTGCTCGACGCCGGTCGCGTCGCCGAGCGCGGCACCCATGCCGAGCTGATGGCGCGGGATGGCCTCTATGCCGAGATGTGGGCACGCCAGGCGGCCGAGCGCGAAGCCGGCGAAGCACTGGCGGCGGAATAG
- a CDS encoding 2'-5' RNA ligase family protein, which produces MPAAPDTRLYLFAMLPDGVGDRLAISNDVEPALPGLKLVSTARRHITLANLSAVDVPEDFRIQLAQWVMATVPPFAFHVVFDQLVAGARSTLLKASQPLLGALEAQAHVLDMLRQYGLDLPARAAPVPHVTLGYGYREGHGGPGVQPIDGISWLVDELVLVRSWHGRTWHEELGRWRLPGRARNAA; this is translated from the coding sequence ATGCCTGCTGCTCCGGATACCCGCCTCTATCTGTTCGCCATGCTGCCGGACGGCGTGGGGGATCGTCTCGCCATTTCCAACGATGTCGAACCGGCGCTGCCGGGCCTGAAGCTGGTCTCCACCGCGCGTCGCCACATCACGCTCGCCAATCTCTCGGCGGTGGACGTGCCGGAGGATTTCCGTATCCAGCTCGCGCAATGGGTGATGGCGACCGTGCCGCCCTTCGCCTTCCACGTCGTGTTCGACCAGCTCGTCGCCGGTGCGCGCAGCACGCTGCTCAAGGCGAGCCAGCCGCTGCTCGGCGCGCTGGAGGCGCAGGCGCACGTGCTCGACATGCTGCGGCAGTACGGGCTGGACCTGCCCGCCAGGGCGGCGCCCGTGCCGCACGTGACGCTCGGCTACGGCTATCGCGAGGGACATGGCGGGCCGGGCGTGCAGCCGATCGACGGGATCAGCTGGCTGGTCGACGAACTGGTGCTGGTGCGCAGCTGGCATGGCCGGACGTGGCACGAGGAACTGGGCCGGTGGCGGCTGCCGGGGCGGGCAAGGAATGCGGCGTAG
- a CDS encoding phytoene desaturase family protein, with protein sequence MSGKRYDAVIIGGGHNGLVCAFYLARAGKSVRVLERRHIVGGAAVTEEFHPGFRNSVASYTVSLLQPKVIRDMKLAERGLRIVERPISNFLPQDDGRYLKLGGGLERTQAEFRKFSARDAETLPAYYETLDVVADVLRDLALKSPPNIGDGIGTLIAAAKQGRGLSKLSLAQQRDVLDLFTKSARTFLDGWFESEAVKAAFGFDAVVGNFASPDTPGSAYVLLHHVFGEVNGKKGAWGHAIGGMGAITTAMRAACEEAGVEITTDAAVDQVLVDGERAVGVRLEGGAEVFGKAIVSNVGPRLLYDKLIAEGDLAPEFRRRVKGFKVGSGTFRMNVALSELPRFTSLPEPGEHHQSGIIIAPTLDYMDRAYTDAKQTGMSKAPIVEMLIPSTVDDSLAPAGSHVASLFCQQFAPELPDGRSWDDAREEGADLIVDTVEKWAPGFKASVIARQIHSPLDLERKFGLMGGDIMHGNMSLDQLWSARPILGNGAYRGPLKGLYMCGAGTHPGGGVTGAPGHNAAREILADGGLWRRITRAA encoded by the coding sequence ATGAGCGGCAAGCGTTATGACGCGGTGATCATCGGCGGCGGGCATAACGGCCTCGTCTGCGCCTTCTATCTCGCGCGCGCCGGCAAGTCCGTGCGGGTGCTGGAGCGCCGGCACATCGTCGGCGGTGCGGCGGTGACCGAGGAATTTCACCCCGGCTTCCGCAATTCGGTGGCGAGCTACACGGTCAGCCTGCTCCAGCCCAAGGTGATCCGCGACATGAAGCTCGCCGAGCGCGGCCTGCGCATCGTCGAGCGGCCGATCTCCAACTTCCTGCCGCAGGACGACGGCCGCTACCTCAAGCTCGGCGGCGGGCTGGAGCGGACGCAGGCCGAGTTCCGCAAGTTTTCGGCCCGCGATGCGGAGACACTGCCGGCCTATTATGAGACGCTTGACGTGGTAGCCGACGTGCTGCGCGATCTGGCGTTGAAGTCCCCGCCGAACATAGGCGACGGCATCGGCACGCTGATCGCGGCGGCGAAGCAGGGGCGTGGGCTTTCCAAGCTCAGCCTCGCGCAGCAGCGCGACGTGCTCGATCTCTTCACCAAGTCCGCGCGCACCTTCCTCGACGGCTGGTTCGAGAGCGAGGCGGTGAAGGCGGCGTTCGGCTTCGACGCGGTGGTCGGCAACTTCGCTTCGCCGGACACGCCGGGATCGGCCTACGTGCTGCTCCACCACGTCTTCGGCGAGGTGAACGGCAAGAAGGGCGCATGGGGCCACGCCATCGGCGGCATGGGCGCGATCACCACCGCGATGCGGGCGGCGTGCGAGGAAGCGGGCGTCGAGATCACCACCGACGCGGCGGTCGATCAGGTGCTGGTCGATGGCGAGCGCGCGGTCGGCGTGCGGCTGGAAGGCGGCGCGGAGGTGTTCGGCAAGGCCATCGTCTCGAACGTCGGCCCGCGCCTGCTCTACGACAAGCTGATCGCGGAGGGTGATCTCGCGCCCGAATTCCGCCGCCGGGTGAAGGGCTTCAAGGTCGGCTCCGGCACCTTCCGGATGAACGTCGCGCTCAGCGAGCTGCCGCGATTCACGAGCCTGCCCGAGCCCGGCGAGCACCACCAGTCGGGCATCATCATCGCGCCGACGCTCGATTACATGGACCGCGCCTATACCGACGCCAAGCAGACCGGCATGTCGAAGGCGCCGATCGTCGAGATGCTGATTCCCTCCACGGTGGACGACAGCCTCGCGCCCGCCGGAAGCCATGTGGCGAGCCTGTTCTGCCAGCAGTTCGCGCCGGAGCTTCCGGATGGTCGCTCGTGGGACGATGCGCGCGAGGAAGGAGCCGATCTGATCGTCGATACGGTCGAAAAATGGGCACCCGGCTTCAAGGCCTCGGTCATCGCGCGGCAGATCCATTCGCCGCTCGATCTGGAGCGCAAGTTCGGGCTGATGGGCGGCGACATCATGCACGGCAACATGAGCCTCGATCAACTGTGGTCGGCCCGCCCGATCCTCGGCAACGGCGCCTATCGCGGGCCGCTGAAGGGTCTCTACATGTGCGGGGCGGGCACCCATCCGGGTGGTGGTGTGACCGGTGCGCCGGGCCACAATGCGGCGCGCGAGATCCTCGCCGATGGCGGCCTCTGGCGCCGGATCACGCGCGCCGCCTGA
- a CDS encoding aromatic ring-hydroxylating oxygenase subunit alpha — translation MAEAATHIADDPDEGWSLPAWTYSDPEFFEVEVARVIRPSWQIVCHVSDVPNPGDFHTLDYVGESVVVVRGRDGALNAFTNVCRHRGARLLDGPSGCARKLVCPYHAWTYDLDGRLTGVPMRETYAMDMADHGLKTVDLEIWRGFVFVRLEDDGGPSVARMMAPYEAEVEPYRFEDLRAFGRVTLRPRVVNWKNVGDNYSDGLHIAVAHPGLKRLMGNGYGVEASAHVDKMWGPIVDKPSANPSERAYQHFLPSVPHLPADRQRLWTYFKLWPNIAFDIYPDQVDFMQWLPVSPTECLIREIAYALPDDRREMKAARYCNWRINRQVNAEDTLLIGRVQDGMASKSFTVGPLSEQEVALRNFCRKIRHAIPEARQHRAPAPGWSRRPHGVQ, via the coding sequence ATGGCCGAGGCGGCGACTCATATCGCGGACGACCCGGATGAAGGCTGGAGCCTGCCCGCCTGGACCTACTCCGATCCCGAATTCTTCGAGGTCGAGGTCGCCCGCGTCATCCGCCCCTCGTGGCAGATCGTCTGCCACGTCAGCGACGTGCCCAATCCCGGCGACTTCCACACGCTCGATTATGTCGGCGAGAGCGTCGTCGTGGTGCGGGGCAGGGACGGCGCGCTCAACGCCTTCACCAACGTCTGCCGCCATCGCGGCGCGCGGTTGCTCGACGGGCCTTCGGGCTGCGCGAGGAAGCTGGTCTGCCCCTATCACGCCTGGACCTACGATCTCGACGGCCGCCTGACCGGCGTGCCCATGCGCGAGACCTACGCCATGGACATGGCCGATCACGGGTTGAAGACCGTCGATCTGGAGATCTGGCGCGGCTTCGTCTTCGTGCGGCTGGAGGATGATGGCGGCCCGTCCGTCGCCCGCATGATGGCCCCCTACGAGGCCGAGGTGGAGCCTTACCGTTTCGAGGATCTGCGCGCCTTCGGCCGGGTGACGCTGCGGCCGCGCGTCGTGAACTGGAAGAATGTCGGCGACAATTATTCGGATGGCCTGCACATCGCCGTCGCGCATCCCGGCCTCAAGCGGCTGATGGGCAACGGTTACGGCGTCGAGGCCAGCGCCCATGTCGACAAGATGTGGGGGCCGATCGTCGACAAGCCGTCCGCCAACCCGTCCGAGCGCGCCTACCAGCATTTCCTGCCGAGCGTGCCGCACCTGCCGGCCGACCGGCAGCGGCTGTGGACCTATTTCAAGCTGTGGCCGAACATCGCCTTCGACATCTATCCCGATCAGGTCGATTTCATGCAGTGGCTGCCGGTCTCGCCGACCGAGTGCCTGATCCGCGAGATCGCCTATGCGCTCCCCGACGATCGGCGGGAGATGAAGGCCGCGCGCTACTGCAACTGGCGGATCAACCGGCAGGTCAATGCCGAGGATACGTTGCTGATCGGCCGCGTGCAGGACGGCATGGCGTCCAAGAGCTTCACCGTCGGCCCGCTTTCCGAACAGGAGGTCGCGCTGCGCAATTTCTGCCGCAAGATCCGCCACGCCATTCCCGAGGCGCGCCAGCATCGCGCGCCCGCACCCGGCTGGAGCCGGCGTCCCCATGGAGTCCAGTGA
- a CDS encoding OmpA family protein: MVRFPIIAAALAVTLGAGAASAQERWVPGHWDWAGGRPGDARAYDLDGPGLRILFPELRNTPRGRAFVLRNFDWNHDGFITPREARAANRAFAEAVPDRARFDWRMTDRVVAVPVEAGRPPRPGRWDRAAMRAYHFRDTPEGARMTLQEDVLFQTDSAVLRPHALDKLQALAGYLQDNPGVRVAIDGFTDSRGTDQHNQLLSERRADSVRDAFDGMGVTQARFRVRGHGENDPVATNATADGMRLNRRVEVTLLGRRASEFE, encoded by the coding sequence ATGGTTCGTTTCCCGATTATCGCAGCGGCGCTGGCCGTGACGCTCGGCGCCGGCGCGGCGTCGGCCCAGGAACGCTGGGTGCCCGGTCATTGGGATTGGGCCGGCGGACGCCCCGGCGACGCGCGCGCCTACGATCTCGACGGACCGGGCCTGCGCATCCTGTTCCCCGAACTCCGCAACACGCCGCGCGGTCGCGCCTTCGTTCTGCGCAATTTCGACTGGAATCACGACGGCTTCATCACCCCGCGCGAGGCGCGCGCCGCCAACCGCGCCTTCGCCGAGGCCGTGCCCGATCGCGCTCGGTTCGACTGGCGGATGACCGACCGCGTCGTCGCCGTGCCGGTCGAGGCCGGGCGGCCGCCGCGCCCTGGCCGCTGGGATCGCGCCGCGATGCGCGCCTACCATTTCCGCGACACGCCCGAGGGCGCGCGGATGACGCTGCAGGAGGACGTGCTGTTCCAGACCGACAGCGCGGTGCTGCGTCCGCACGCGCTCGACAAGCTGCAGGCGCTCGCCGGTTATCTGCAGGACAATCCGGGGGTGCGCGTCGCGATCGACGGCTTCACCGATTCGCGCGGCACCGATCAGCATAACCAGCTCCTGTCTGAACGCCGCGCCGACAGCGTGCGCGACGCCTTCGATGGTATGGGGGTGACGCAGGCACGCTTCCGCGTGCGCGGCCATGGCGAAAACGATCCGGTCGCGACCAACGCGACGGCGGACGGGATGCGGCTCAACCGCCGGGTCGAGGTGACGTTGCTGGGGCGCCGCGCGAGCGAGTTCGAGTAA
- a CDS encoding cupin domain-containing protein, giving the protein MDEARAIIERLKLEPHPEGGWYRETWRADAPPGRRASATAIHFLLEAGQRSHWHRVDAAELWLWHAGAPLRVLTAPGEAGPVAEHVLGGDVLADEQPQILVPPHHWQATETITGWALVSCIVSPGFDFAGFTLAPPGWAPGA; this is encoded by the coding sequence ATGGACGAAGCGCGGGCGATCATCGAGCGGCTGAAGCTCGAACCCCATCCCGAAGGCGGCTGGTATCGCGAGACCTGGCGGGCGGATGCCCCGCCGGGACGCCGCGCGAGCGCCACCGCCATCCACTTCCTGCTCGAAGCCGGCCAGCGATCGCACTGGCATAGGGTCGATGCGGCCGAACTGTGGCTCTGGCATGCCGGCGCCCCGCTGCGCGTGCTGACCGCGCCGGGCGAGGCCGGGCCGGTTGCGGAGCATGTGCTGGGCGGCGATGTGTTGGCTGACGAGCAGCCGCAGATCCTCGTCCCGCCGCATCACTGGCAGGCGACCGAAACCATCACCGGCTGGGCCTTGGTGTCCTGCATCGTCTCGCCCGGCTTCGACTTCGCCGGCTTCACCCTCGCCCCGCCCGGCTGGGCACCCGGCGCATGA
- a CDS encoding PspC domain-containing protein, with protein MSNRFVIDRRQGLWLGVCRGFADWSGTDVGLVRAALVLLTILGLGLPGIIAYVLIGWLAGAR; from the coding sequence ATGTCCAACCGTTTCGTGATCGACCGCCGCCAGGGCCTGTGGCTCGGCGTGTGCCGGGGCTTCGCGGACTGGTCCGGCACCGATGTCGGCCTCGTCCGCGCGGCACTGGTGCTGCTGACCATCCTCGGCCTCGGCCTGCCGGGCATCATCGCCTACGTGCTGATCGGCTGGCTGGCGGGCGCGCGCTGA